CTCGGCCGCGAGCACAGACCCGACGTACTGCTCAAGATCGACGGTGTTGACGATGAGTATGCCATCATCGGCTTGCGCTACCGTTATCTGCCCGCTGTATCGCCGCGTCGCGACCAGGCCATCAGCGTCGTATGCGGTCACGGTGAGCGGCACACCGCCGCCGATAAGTGTCGTCTTGATCGTCGTGTTCGCATCGAACGAGAAGATCTGCGGAATACCGCCTGCGCCCGGTCCGCTCACGTCGGCTCTGATCAGCGAACGTCCCTTGAAGAGCCGGACGCGAATCGTTCGGCTGACCGTATCGCTTGCGCCGGGCGAACCGCCGGCGACAATCGCAAAGGCCGCCGCGCCGGCACATGCCAAGAATCGACTTCGTCGCATCGCGATTCCGTGCGCGTAATCTGCGCGGTTGTCCTGGCCAAGGAGGCGTTGCCGAGCCGCGACGAACACGACCCGCATGACGATCGCAACAGTTCTATTGGCCGCAACGCTTGCCGCTGCGGCCAACCCATTTCCGACATCCGGACCCTATGTCAAGGCTCCGGCTCTCGGCATCCACATCGGGCGCCTGCAGCCTGGCCGTTACGATGCGATCACCGACGTCGCAGGCGTGCGCGTCGGACAGGTGACACATATTTCGGGCACCGGCAACCTCGTGCCGGGTGTCGGCCCCGTTCGGACGGGAGTGACAGCGATTCTTCCTAGGACCGACGTCTGGCATCGCAAGGTTTTCGCGGCGGCGTGGGCGTTGAATGGCAACGGTGAGATGACGGGCACCAACTGGGTGAACGAAGCCGGCTGGATGGAAGTGCCGGTCGTGCTGACGGATACGCTGTCGGTCGGCAGAGTCGATGACGGCGTCATCTCGTGGTATCTAAAACAATATAAGAGCATCGGAATTGAAGATGACGTGCCGTTACCGGTCGTCGCTGAGTGCGATGACCAATTTCTCAACGATCAGGAAGGACGGCACAATACCGCAGAGGATGCGGTTGCGGCACTCGATGCGGCCGTCGGCGGACCGGTTGCGCAGGGCGGCGTTGGCGGCGGCACCGGCATGATGTCGTTTGAATTCAAAGGCGGCATCGGCACCGCGTCGCGCGTGCTGCCGGCGGCCGAAGGCGGCTACACGGTCGGCGTGCTTGTCAACACGAATACCGCGCGGCGCGATCAATTGATGATCGACGGCGCACCCGTGGGTGCCAACATTAAAGATCTGCTCCCGCGCGCGCCGCGGCCTGGCAACGGCTCCATCATCATCGTCATCGCCACGGACGCGCCGCTGCTGCACGATCAACTCGAGCGCGTTGCCAAGCGTGCGGCGCTCGGTCTCGCGCGCACCGGCGCCACGGCGATGACCGGCAGCGGCGACCTCGTGATCGCATTTTCCACCGCGAACGTCGTGCCGCACTATCCGGAAGCTCGGACGTTTCAGGTCACGGTGCTCGACCAATATCACATCAATCCAGTCTTCGACGCCACAGAAGACGCGACCGAAGAATCCGTGATCAACGCGCTCCTCGCCGGCACGACGATGACAGGGCGCGACGGCGATACGGCTTATGGATTGCCGCACGACAGGTTGCTGCAGATCTTGCACCGCTACGGGCATTGACCCCGCGCGCCACTGCATCGACCGGCACGTGCCGCGCGGGTCCGACCGCGCTTCGCGTCGTGTGGACGTTCATGGGCGTGGCTTTCGTCAGCGAGGAGGCGCGCGGGATAAAGGCTGAGATAGAACGGCGTCTCAAGATGTCGCTCAAGGATGAGCGGGTGCCGGCTCTCATCCGAGATGGACTCGCCAAACTCGCGCGCGGCGCGAAAGACACTGACCTGCCCATCGACTTGACCTGGGCGCGCGACTACGAGCGCGATGTGCTCTTCGCGGCGATGCGTATACCTTGGGGCGAGACGCGGCCGTATCGCTGGCTCGCGCGCGAAGCGCGCCGCCCGCTTGCCGTGCGCGCCGCGGCAAGCGCCATCGCAAAGAATCCGCTCTGGCTGATCGTGCCGTGCCATCGTATCGTGCGCGCCGACGGCTCGATCGGCCAATACGGCGAAGGCGCGAAAGGCGTCGCAAGAAAGCGACGCCTCTTAGCCCGCGAAGGCATTGCGCTGTAGTCGGGCGAGCATCGCTCGCCCCAATTCTCGGTTGCGATCGGCGCTCGATCAC
The DNA window shown above is from Candidatus Eremiobacteraceae bacterium and carries:
- a CDS encoding P1 family peptidase codes for the protein MTIATVLLAATLAAAANPFPTSGPYVKAPALGIHIGRLQPGRYDAITDVAGVRVGQVTHISGTGNLVPGVGPVRTGVTAILPRTDVWHRKVFAAAWALNGNGEMTGTNWVNEAGWMEVPVVLTDTLSVGRVDDGVISWYLKQYKSIGIEDDVPLPVVAECDDQFLNDQEGRHNTAEDAVAALDAAVGGPVAQGGVGGGTGMMSFEFKGGIGTASRVLPAAEGGYTVGVLVNTNTARRDQLMIDGAPVGANIKDLLPRAPRPGNGSIIIVIATDAPLLHDQLERVAKRAALGLARTGATAMTGSGDLVIAFSTANVVPHYPEARTFQVTVLDQYHINPVFDATEDATEESVINALLAGTTMTGRDGDTAYGLPHDRLLQILHRYGH
- a CDS encoding methylated-DNA--[protein]-cysteine S-methyltransferase, yielding MTPRATASTGTCRAGPTALRVVWTFMGVAFVSEEARGIKAEIERRLKMSLKDERVPALIRDGLAKLARGAKDTDLPIDLTWARDYERDVLFAAMRIPWGETRPYRWLAREARRPLAVRAAASAIAKNPLWLIVPCHRIVRADGSIGQYGEGAKGVARKRRLLAREGIAL